One Mycolicibacterium goodii genomic region harbors:
- a CDS encoding FAD-dependent monooxygenase: MNTQDLTGRDQAEVVISGAGPNGLLLAGELALAGVRPVVLEQLTEPSSELKANGIIGQVHRVLDMRGLYQLLTGSGAPPQPLDGHIFAGMRVPFTGVAHNPMYGMFIKQPQVVRRLTDWVRGLGVEIRWGHRLADVVQTHGGVELGVESPHGNYRQGAAYLIGADGGRSTVRKLMGIGFPGITSAVVARVGHVAIPDRLRVQGALDVPGLGRIPFGHNRFDRGVLIYMEFEPGRPMVGTIEYGTLLPDDAPPMTVDELRDSVTRILGVEVPMEPPPGPGPHALRRINGQNTRQAEQYRVGNVFLIGDAAHVHSALGGPGLNLGMQDAMNLGWKLAAAVHGWAPTGLLDTYHSERHPAGERVLMQSMAQTALLAGGPEIGALRTLVGELLATTAGAEHIAHVLAGADVRYDVRDRHPLSGRLVPEVVFDDGRRVADLMRAGRPVLLDLDGGAHAAAALDWRDRVDLITAATAATSERPAPALLIRPDGYVAWAATESSSDDHERLRRALVRWFGERHARLAYA; encoded by the coding sequence GTGAACACGCAAGATCTGACCGGACGCGATCAGGCGGAGGTGGTCATCTCCGGCGCAGGCCCCAACGGCCTGCTGCTCGCGGGTGAACTGGCGCTGGCGGGGGTGCGCCCCGTGGTGCTCGAACAGCTGACAGAACCCAGTTCGGAGTTGAAGGCCAACGGGATCATCGGCCAGGTCCACCGGGTGCTCGACATGCGCGGCCTGTACCAGCTGCTGACCGGATCCGGCGCACCGCCGCAACCGCTGGACGGCCACATCTTCGCCGGCATGCGTGTGCCGTTCACCGGTGTCGCCCACAACCCGATGTACGGCATGTTCATCAAGCAGCCGCAGGTGGTGCGCCGGCTCACGGACTGGGTGCGCGGGTTGGGCGTGGAGATCCGGTGGGGGCACCGGCTTGCCGACGTCGTACAAACACACGGCGGGGTCGAGCTCGGTGTGGAATCACCGCACGGGAACTACCGCCAGGGCGCCGCGTATCTGATCGGGGCCGACGGTGGCCGTTCCACGGTCAGGAAGCTCATGGGCATCGGATTCCCCGGCATCACCTCTGCCGTCGTCGCACGGGTCGGACATGTCGCGATCCCTGACCGGCTGCGGGTGCAGGGCGCGCTCGATGTTCCCGGCCTTGGCCGTATCCCGTTCGGTCACAACAGGTTCGACCGAGGCGTGCTCATCTATATGGAGTTCGAGCCGGGACGCCCGATGGTCGGCACCATCGAGTACGGCACGCTGCTGCCCGACGATGCGCCGCCGATGACGGTGGACGAACTGCGGGACAGTGTCACGCGGATCCTCGGTGTCGAGGTGCCGATGGAACCGCCACCAGGTCCCGGTCCACACGCGTTGCGGCGCATCAACGGTCAGAACACCCGCCAAGCCGAGCAGTACCGCGTCGGAAACGTGTTCCTGATCGGCGATGCGGCACACGTACACTCCGCGTTGGGTGGGCCCGGCCTCAATCTCGGGATGCAGGACGCGATGAACCTCGGGTGGAAGCTGGCTGCCGCCGTGCACGGTTGGGCGCCGACCGGGCTGCTCGACACCTACCACAGCGAGCGGCATCCGGCCGGGGAGCGTGTGCTGATGCAGTCCATGGCACAGACCGCGTTGCTGGCGGGCGGCCCCGAGATCGGCGCCCTGAGAACTCTTGTCGGTGAGCTGCTCGCCACGACGGCCGGTGCGGAGCACATCGCACACGTGCTCGCCGGGGCCGACGTCCGCTACGACGTGCGGGATAGGCATCCGCTGTCGGGGCGGCTGGTGCCCGAGGTGGTGTTCGACGACGGCCGGCGGGTCGCCGACCTGATGCGCGCCGGCCGCCCGGTTCTGCTCGACCTGGATGGCGGCGCCCATGCCGCGGCGGCGCTCGACTGGCGCGACCGCGTCGATCTGATCACGGCGGCCACGGCGGCCACCTCGGAACGCCCCGCGCCCGCGCTGCTCATTCGCCCCGACGGCTATGTCGCCTGGGCCGCAACGGAATCGAGCTCAGACGACCATGAGCGGCTGCGTCGCGCGCTCGTGCGCTGGTTCGGGGAGCGGCACGCCCGTCTCGCATACGCCTGA
- a CDS encoding TetR family transcriptional regulator, with protein MGLRERKKLDTRRALSDAALHLMFEREGLENVTREDIAAMAGVSVRTFNNYFTGKYEALAYRQTERMRRSIERLGERPAEEPLWTAITEAVIAPLEEDLDDVYGPENALPTRQQLAQVRKVLMIPEIRDATFRGLFDEWVAAIAARTGTDPRDRYPRLVAAVVRAVGDVAMDEYANADPPVPLSSLLREGFAAVAAGLPERRARV; from the coding sequence ATGGGGTTACGCGAACGCAAGAAACTCGACACCCGTAGGGCGCTCAGCGACGCCGCACTGCACCTGATGTTCGAGCGCGAGGGACTGGAGAACGTCACGCGTGAGGACATCGCCGCCATGGCGGGCGTGTCGGTGCGGACGTTCAACAACTACTTCACCGGCAAGTACGAGGCGCTGGCGTACCGGCAGACCGAACGCATGCGGCGCAGCATCGAGCGGCTGGGGGAGCGCCCCGCCGAGGAACCGCTGTGGACCGCGATCACCGAGGCCGTGATCGCCCCTCTGGAAGAGGATCTCGACGACGTCTACGGCCCCGAGAACGCATTGCCGACCCGTCAGCAATTGGCTCAGGTCAGAAAGGTTCTCATGATCCCGGAGATCCGCGACGCCACCTTCCGTGGGCTGTTCGACGAGTGGGTCGCGGCGATCGCAGCGCGCACCGGGACCGATCCCCGTGACCGGTATCCGCGCCTGGTGGCGGCCGTGGTGCGTGCCGTCGGCGACGTCGCGATGGACGAATACGCCAACGCTGACCCGCCGGTGCCGCTCTCGTCGTTACTCCGTGAGGGGTTCGCGGCCGTCGCGGCGGGACTCCCCGAGCGGAGGGCGCGGGTGTGA
- the erm(38) gene encoding 23S rRNA (adenine(2058)-N(6))-methyltransferase Erm(38), producing MSKPHHGRHELGQNFLSDRRVIADIVEIVSHTTGPIIEIGAGDGALTVPLQGLVRPLTAIEVDARRAHRLAQRTAKSTEIVVADFLRHPLPHSPHVVVGNLPFHLTTAILRRLLHGPGWTTAVLVVQWEVARRRAAVGGATMMTAQWWPWFEFALAQKIPASSFRPRPAVDAGLLTITRRNRPLVDSADRARYQALVHRVFTGRGRGMAQILRRLPTPVPRNWLRANGVAPNALPRQLSAAQWAALHEATLAGTERVDRPRDVQHGRAHRRGGGEVDRPAPHHKQTRPLIGQRQPQRGGDPDADPDDQCAAAPVTGHHQGERRDEDQADHQDRPLTGEHLADELSWRHASFDSSASTTLVSRKARVNGPTPPGLGDT from the coding sequence GTGTCCAAACCACATCACGGCCGGCACGAGCTCGGCCAGAACTTCCTGTCCGATCGGCGCGTCATCGCCGATATCGTCGAAATCGTCTCGCACACAACCGGGCCCATCATCGAGATCGGGGCAGGCGACGGTGCGCTGACCGTACCGCTACAAGGTCTCGTCCGCCCGCTGACCGCCATCGAGGTCGACGCGCGGCGCGCGCATCGACTGGCGCAGCGCACCGCGAAATCCACCGAGATCGTCGTCGCGGATTTCCTTCGCCACCCCTTGCCCCACTCACCCCATGTGGTGGTGGGCAACCTGCCGTTCCACCTCACCACCGCAATCCTGCGCAGGTTGCTGCACGGGCCGGGGTGGACCACGGCGGTGCTGGTGGTGCAGTGGGAGGTGGCGCGCAGGCGCGCCGCGGTTGGCGGCGCCACCATGATGACCGCGCAGTGGTGGCCGTGGTTCGAATTCGCGCTCGCCCAAAAGATCCCGGCGAGCAGCTTCCGCCCGCGGCCCGCGGTGGACGCCGGACTGCTCACCATCACGCGACGCAACCGACCGCTCGTCGACTCCGCGGATCGCGCACGGTATCAGGCGCTGGTGCACCGGGTGTTCACCGGGCGAGGCCGCGGCATGGCGCAGATCCTGCGACGGTTACCGACGCCGGTTCCCCGAAACTGGTTGCGGGCCAACGGCGTGGCGCCGAACGCGCTGCCACGGCAACTGTCCGCGGCGCAGTGGGCCGCACTGCACGAGGCGACCCTAGCTGGTACCGAGCGGGTCGATCGTCCACGCGATGTACAGCACGGCCGCGCTCACCGTCGCGGTGGTGGCGAAGTCGATCGCCCGGCTCCGCACCACAAGCAGACCCGCCCGCTCATCGGTCAACGCCAACCGCAACGCGGCGGCGACCCCGACGCCGATCCCGATGACCAATGCGCCGCGGCGCCAGTAACCGGCCACCACCAGGGCGAACGCCGCGACGAAGATCAGGCCGACCACCAGGATCGGCCACTGACCGGCGAACACCTTGCGGACGAACTCTCTTGGCGTCACGCCAGTTTCGACTCTTCCGCCTCGACCACATTGGTGAGCAGGAAGGCCCGGGTCAACGGCCCCACCCCACCGGGATTGGGAGACACGTGA
- a CDS encoding bifunctional methylenetetrahydrofolate dehydrogenase/methenyltetrahydrofolate cyclohydrolase, whose product MGAISLDGKTTRDEIFVDLKERVAALTAAGRTPGLGTVLVGDDPGSQAYVRGKHADCAKVGINSIRRDLPADITQEQLDETIDELNANPDCTGYIVQLPLPKHLDENAALERIDPAKDADGLHPTNLGRLVLGKQAALPCTPRGIVHLLRRFDVPIAGAHVVVIGRGVTVGRPMGLLLTRRSENATVTLCHTGTRDLPALTRQADIIIAAVGVPHMVTADMVKPGAAVVDVGVSRVDGKLTGDVAPDVWQVAGHVSPNPGGVGPLTRAFLLTNVVEAEESKLA is encoded by the coding sequence GTGGGTGCGATATCGCTGGACGGAAAGACCACGCGCGACGAGATCTTCGTCGACCTCAAGGAGCGGGTGGCGGCGCTGACCGCGGCGGGCCGCACACCGGGCCTCGGCACGGTCCTGGTCGGTGACGATCCCGGCTCGCAGGCGTACGTGCGCGGCAAGCACGCCGACTGTGCCAAGGTCGGCATCAACTCGATCCGCCGCGACCTGCCGGCCGACATCACCCAGGAGCAGCTCGACGAGACCATCGACGAGCTCAACGCCAATCCGGACTGCACGGGCTACATCGTGCAGCTGCCGCTGCCCAAGCATCTCGACGAGAACGCGGCGCTGGAGCGCATCGACCCGGCCAAGGACGCCGACGGTCTGCACCCCACCAACCTGGGCCGGCTCGTGCTCGGCAAGCAGGCCGCGCTGCCGTGCACGCCGCGCGGCATCGTGCACCTGCTGCGCCGCTTCGACGTGCCGATCGCCGGCGCCCACGTCGTGGTGATCGGCCGCGGTGTCACGGTCGGCAGGCCCATGGGCCTGCTGCTGACCCGACGTTCGGAGAACGCGACGGTCACCTTGTGCCACACCGGAACCCGTGATCTCCCGGCGCTCACCCGGCAGGCCGACATCATCATCGCGGCCGTCGGTGTGCCGCACATGGTCACCGCGGACATGGTCAAGCCGGGGGCGGCCGTGGTCGATGTCGGCGTCAGCCGCGTCGACGGCAAACTCACCGGTGACGTCGCCCCCGACGTCTGGCAGGTCGCCGGTCACGTGTCTCCCAATCCCGGTGGGGTGGGGCCGTTGACCCGGGCCTTCCTGCTCACCAATGTGGTCGAGGCGGAAGAGTCGAAACTGGCGTGA
- a CDS encoding NADH:flavin oxidoreductase, protein MNTAPNVFTDVFSEAKLGPITLRNRIIKAATFEASTPDALVTEDLINYHRLPAAGGVGMTTVAYCAVAPGGRTDGWQIWMRPEAVPGLQKLTEAVHAEGAAISAQIGHAGPVANARTNKAKALAPVRFFNPLSMRFAKKATADDIRDVMAAHADAARLAIDSGFDAVEIHLGHNYLASSFLSPLLNRRTDEFGGSLENRAKVARGVVRAVRDAVDKAGGTIAVTAKLNMSDGIRGGISLEESLQTAKWLEADGGLDAIELTAGSSLVNPMYLFRGDAPVKEFAGAFKPPISWGMRTVGKGFLREYPYREAYLLREAREFRAELKLPLILLGGITNRDTMDKAMAEGFEFVAMGRALLAEPDLINRIKADGDAHSVKSLCTHCNKCMPTIYSHTHCVLTGAPDALVR, encoded by the coding sequence ATGAACACTGCGCCCAATGTGTTCACTGATGTTTTCAGTGAGGCGAAGCTCGGGCCCATCACGCTGCGGAACCGCATCATCAAGGCGGCCACGTTCGAGGCGTCGACGCCCGACGCCCTGGTCACCGAGGACCTGATCAACTACCACCGGCTACCCGCGGCCGGCGGCGTGGGAATGACCACGGTGGCCTACTGCGCCGTGGCGCCGGGTGGACGCACCGACGGCTGGCAGATCTGGATGCGGCCGGAGGCCGTGCCCGGCCTGCAGAAGCTCACCGAGGCCGTACACGCCGAGGGCGCCGCGATCAGCGCCCAGATCGGCCATGCCGGACCGGTCGCGAACGCCAGAACCAACAAGGCCAAGGCGCTCGCGCCGGTGCGGTTCTTCAACCCGTTGTCCATGCGCTTCGCCAAAAAGGCCACCGCCGACGACATCCGGGATGTCATGGCGGCCCACGCCGACGCCGCGCGCCTGGCCATCGACTCCGGATTCGATGCCGTCGAGATCCATCTCGGACACAACTACCTGGCCAGCTCGTTCCTGAGCCCGCTGCTCAACCGTCGCACCGACGAGTTCGGCGGCTCGCTGGAGAACCGCGCGAAGGTCGCCCGCGGTGTGGTGCGCGCGGTGCGCGACGCGGTCGACAAGGCCGGCGGCACGATCGCGGTGACCGCCAAGCTGAACATGAGCGACGGCATCCGCGGCGGCATCTCCCTGGAGGAGTCCCTGCAGACGGCCAAGTGGCTGGAGGCCGACGGCGGCCTCGACGCCATCGAACTGACCGCGGGCAGCTCGCTGGTCAACCCGATGTACCTGTTCCGTGGCGACGCACCGGTCAAGGAGTTCGCCGGTGCGTTCAAGCCGCCGATCAGCTGGGGAATGCGGACCGTGGGCAAGGGCTTCCTGCGCGAATACCCCTACCGCGAGGCATACCTGCTGCGTGAGGCGCGCGAGTTCCGCGCCGAGTTGAAGCTGCCGCTCATCCTGCTCGGCGGCATCACCAACCGCGACACCATGGACAAGGCCATGGCCGAGGGGTTCGAGTTCGTCGCGATGGGCCGCGCCCTGCTGGCCGAACCCGACCTGATCAACCGCATCAAGGCCGACGGTGACGCGCACTCCGTCAAATCGCTGTGCACGCACTGCAACAAGTGCATGCCGACGATCTACAGCCACACGCATTGTGTTCTCACCGGAGCCCCCGATGCCCTCGTACGCTGA
- a CDS encoding diphosphate--fructose-6-phosphate 1-phosphotransferase, whose protein sequence is MRPSDPEVTYRYVRVSLVALAVFLLVSLGITWWQSCPQGSISAFFYTRTHTVFVAALAAMGICLIAYKGSRIGEDALLNFSGFLAFVVALIPADADGLCRPWLPTEADPFGAVANNIAALFIATAAGAALYLGLQRGRREQPQPTASPDACAEAGTPWKHVATALLRIEKWLPAGLLVIAFLGAFLMLWDWFAVRAHAFAASAMFLAITLVAVYHACYARAAVRAHRARFYATIAVLMLATVVLSIVFLFTHVPYGVLSVEIVLIVLFGIFWAVQTWDVWDFDDRYPAAAVPALASGPSAR, encoded by the coding sequence ATGCGGCCCAGCGATCCCGAGGTCACCTACCGCTACGTCCGCGTCAGCCTTGTGGCGCTGGCGGTGTTCCTGCTGGTGTCGCTTGGCATCACGTGGTGGCAGAGCTGCCCGCAGGGGTCGATCAGCGCGTTCTTCTACACCCGTACCCATACGGTGTTCGTGGCCGCACTGGCCGCGATGGGCATCTGCCTGATCGCGTACAAGGGCAGCCGGATCGGCGAGGACGCGCTGCTGAACTTCTCGGGATTCCTGGCGTTCGTGGTGGCGCTCATCCCGGCCGACGCCGACGGGCTGTGCCGACCCTGGCTGCCGACCGAGGCCGATCCGTTCGGCGCGGTCGCCAACAACATCGCGGCGTTGTTCATCGCGACGGCCGCGGGTGCGGCGCTGTATCTGGGTCTGCAACGCGGGCGTCGCGAACAACCGCAACCGACCGCGTCACCGGATGCCTGCGCCGAAGCGGGCACGCCGTGGAAGCACGTCGCCACCGCGTTGCTGCGCATCGAGAAGTGGCTTCCGGCAGGGCTGTTGGTGATCGCGTTCCTCGGTGCGTTCCTGATGCTGTGGGACTGGTTCGCCGTACGGGCGCACGCGTTCGCCGCGTCGGCCATGTTCCTGGCCATCACCTTGGTGGCGGTCTACCACGCGTGCTATGCGCGGGCCGCGGTGCGTGCGCACCGCGCGCGCTTCTACGCGACGATCGCGGTGCTGATGTTGGCGACCGTGGTTTTGTCGATCGTGTTCCTGTTCACCCACGTTCCCTACGGCGTGCTCAGCGTGGAGATCGTCCTGATCGTGTTGTTCGGCATCTTCTGGGCTGTACAAACCTGGGACGTCTGGGATTTCGACGACCGCTACCCCGCGGCGGCGGTACCGGCCCTGGCCTCCGGGCCCTCGGCCCGATGA
- a CDS encoding PQQ-binding-like beta-propeller repeat protein, producing MARVGREEIAERIRPVLQTVATLSAGAALVLLVWAALLGLWSRLVSPRSIAEQDWYPGGLHRWGESLPNGLAIATTAVALILLAAIAYSIRRGRTEGYLPAAPAVWAAVAALLFFAFFSRGIPQYYRVVMDNYPVTTALPFGVTAWFLSVAGAVATLLGATAFWRLRREHVRFVAVGAAIAVAAAAGATLVASRSGDDGRFVDATTAAAPATAPAMPTELGTRTFTVAVADAFTDNPPQPVYSIAPGGPGFVVYHAGRVTAYGADGAERWHYNRTGPGGVSVTGMRVFDDGQTVVLFVDDALVALDATTGEQLWSSMDTGLVYAVSQQPGFNLDSPFAIVREAGAWTRYDTRTGARMWTVPVPDERCEFPPREADTRNWVVTVSRCRSGEDVGVRVYVLDPETGQTRSDREVRRGGEDLVAIATPANADGIFMQFAGGGASTASSGMSYINVADDTVTVLPEDVAGEPSFGPADDFLATGLRTGRDVTRYGADGRQRCAVPGDVRGARTEVPGGGRGLAYVSFADSFVIADRLGVLHTFDGATCTETGRTSEASLEVGVSGFVPVPGAVLVLRRDGSTLQIDGYTSG from the coding sequence ATGGCCCGCGTGGGTCGCGAAGAGATAGCCGAACGGATCCGTCCTGTGCTGCAGACGGTGGCGACGCTGTCCGCCGGTGCCGCGCTGGTGTTGCTGGTGTGGGCGGCCCTGCTGGGCTTGTGGAGCCGGCTGGTCTCGCCGCGCAGCATCGCCGAGCAGGACTGGTATCCCGGCGGTCTGCACCGCTGGGGGGAATCGCTGCCCAATGGTCTGGCGATTGCGACGACGGCCGTGGCGCTCATCCTGCTCGCGGCGATCGCCTACAGCATCCGGCGAGGTCGCACCGAGGGTTACCTGCCTGCGGCCCCCGCGGTGTGGGCGGCCGTGGCGGCGTTGCTGTTCTTCGCGTTCTTCTCGCGTGGCATCCCGCAGTACTACCGCGTGGTGATGGACAACTATCCGGTGACCACGGCGCTTCCGTTCGGCGTCACCGCGTGGTTCCTCAGCGTTGCCGGCGCCGTTGCCACGTTGCTCGGGGCAACCGCGTTCTGGCGGTTGCGGCGCGAGCACGTGCGGTTCGTGGCGGTCGGCGCCGCGATCGCCGTCGCCGCGGCAGCGGGCGCGACCCTTGTTGCGTCAAGATCCGGTGACGACGGGCGTTTTGTCGACGCGACGACGGCTGCGGCCCCGGCGACCGCACCCGCGATGCCCACCGAACTGGGCACACGCACGTTCACCGTGGCCGTTGCGGACGCGTTCACGGACAACCCACCGCAGCCGGTCTATTCGATCGCGCCCGGTGGTCCTGGCTTCGTGGTGTACCACGCCGGGCGCGTCACGGCATACGGTGCCGACGGCGCCGAGCGCTGGCACTACAACCGCACCGGTCCGGGCGGCGTCTCGGTGACCGGGATGCGGGTGTTCGACGACGGGCAGACCGTGGTGCTGTTCGTCGACGACGCGCTCGTCGCGCTCGACGCCACGACCGGTGAGCAGTTGTGGTCGAGCATGGACACCGGGTTGGTGTACGCGGTGTCACAGCAGCCGGGGTTCAACCTGGATTCGCCGTTCGCGATCGTGCGTGAGGCCGGGGCGTGGACGCGTTACGACACCCGCACCGGGGCGCGGATGTGGACGGTGCCGGTGCCGGACGAGCGATGTGAATTCCCGCCGCGTGAGGCGGACACCCGCAATTGGGTGGTGACGGTGTCGCGCTGCCGCTCCGGCGAGGACGTCGGCGTCCGTGTCTACGTGCTCGATCCCGAAACCGGACAGACGCGCTCGGACCGCGAGGTGCGGCGCGGCGGCGAGGATCTGGTGGCCATTGCCACCCCGGCCAACGCCGACGGGATCTTCATGCAGTTCGCCGGCGGCGGTGCGTCCACAGCCTCGTCAGGGATGTCGTACATCAACGTCGCCGACGACACCGTCACCGTGCTACCCGAGGACGTCGCAGGCGAGCCGTCGTTCGGCCCGGCCGACGATTTCCTGGCAACCGGGCTGCGGACCGGACGCGATGTTACGCGCTACGGCGCCGATGGCAGGCAGCGTTGCGCGGTGCCCGGCGATGTGCGCGGCGCACGCACCGAGGTGCCCGGTGGGGGACGGGGGCTGGCGTACGTGTCCTTCGCGGACAGCTTTGTCATCGCCGACCGGTTGGGTGTTCTGCACACCTTCGACGGCGCGACATGCACCGAGACCGGCCGCACCTCCGAAGCCTCTCTGGAAGTCGGGGTGTCGGGATTCGTGCCGGTGCCCGGAGCGGTGCTGGTGTTGCGCCGCGACGGCTCGACCCTCCAGATCGACGGTTACACCTCGGGCTGA
- a CDS encoding FHA domain-containing protein, translating to MSRPSPPALTVRYEGSTRTFAPGSDVVIGRDLRADVRIAHPLISRAHLVLRFDQGRWVAIDNGSLNGMYVNGRRVSSVDVQDGQVVNIGNPDGPQLTFEVGRHQGSAGRTPTAAVPVAGHTGASWPTQAPTGGGWQQSYTQPPRTAYPQSTGTQQRYPAAPQHGYPSGPQTGYPSGPQHGYPSGPVTGYPTNGPASAPQSYQSQPVRTPPPAPANSSQAPTTMGPAAAPRGSAEPASNLATSMLKILRPGRGTPAPAGAVKIGRATDNDIVIPDVLASRHHATLIPLPGGTEIRDERSINGTFVNGTRVDSAVLHDGDVVTIGNVDLVFSGGTLARRSETEADTRTGGLEVRGLTWTIEGNKTLLDNISIDARPGTLTAVIGPSGAGKSTFARQVAGYTHPTSGTIKFEGHDVHAEYASLRSRIGMVPQDDVVHGQLTVRQALMYAAELRLPPDTTKEDREQVVMQVLEELEMTKHLDTRVDKLSGGQRKRASVALELLTGPSLLILDEPTSGLDPALDRQVMTMLRQLADAGRVVLVVTHSLTYLDVCDQVLLLAPGGKTAFCGPPSQIGPELGTTNWADIFSTVAGDPGEANRRYLARTPPAPPATASSEAPTDLGAPAKTSLRRQFSTIARRQLRLIISDRGYFIFLALLPFIMGTLSLSVPGTVGFGVPNPMGDAPNEPGQILVLLNVGAIFMGTALTIRDLIGERAIFRREQAVGLSTTAYLLAKVCVYSVFAVVQSAIVTAITISGKGWGEGAVERGVVIGNRSLELFLSMAATTVTAAMVGLALSALAKTSEQIMPLLVVAIMSQLVFSGGMIPVTGRIGLDQLSWITPARWGFAASASTVDLIRLVPGPLTPKDSHWEHTSGTWLFDMAMLAVLSVFYVSFVRWKIRLKAG from the coding sequence ATGAGCCGACCATCCCCACCTGCGCTGACCGTCCGGTACGAGGGGTCGACCCGTACCTTCGCCCCAGGCAGCGATGTCGTCATCGGACGCGATCTGCGCGCCGACGTCCGCATCGCCCACCCGCTGATCTCGCGGGCGCACCTCGTGCTGCGCTTCGACCAGGGACGATGGGTCGCGATCGACAACGGCAGCCTCAACGGCATGTACGTCAACGGGCGACGGGTGTCGTCGGTCGACGTGCAGGACGGTCAGGTCGTCAACATCGGAAACCCGGACGGCCCGCAACTGACGTTCGAGGTCGGGCGTCACCAGGGGTCCGCCGGCCGCACCCCGACCGCCGCCGTTCCCGTCGCCGGCCACACCGGCGCCTCATGGCCCACGCAGGCCCCGACCGGCGGTGGCTGGCAGCAGTCGTACACCCAACCGCCGCGCACGGCGTATCCGCAGAGCACCGGCACGCAGCAGCGATATCCGGCTGCGCCGCAGCACGGGTACCCGAGCGGGCCGCAGACCGGGTATCCCAGCGGACCGCAGCACGGGTACCCGAGCGGGCCGGTGACCGGCTACCCCACCAACGGGCCGGCCAGCGCGCCGCAGTCCTACCAGTCCCAGCCGGTGCGCACTCCGCCACCGGCACCGGCCAATTCGTCACAGGCGCCGACGACCATGGGGCCGGCCGCCGCGCCGCGCGGCAGTGCCGAGCCTGCGAGCAATCTCGCCACGAGCATGCTCAAGATCCTGCGGCCGGGCCGCGGCACGCCGGCCCCCGCGGGCGCGGTCAAGATCGGTCGCGCCACCGACAACGACATCGTGATTCCCGATGTGCTGGCCTCACGCCACCACGCGACGTTGATCCCGTTGCCGGGCGGCACCGAGATCCGTGACGAGCGAAGCATCAACGGCACGTTCGTCAACGGCACCCGCGTCGACTCGGCGGTGCTGCACGACGGCGACGTCGTCACCATCGGCAACGTCGACCTGGTGTTCAGCGGCGGCACGCTCGCACGCCGCTCGGAGACCGAGGCCGACACGCGCACCGGCGGTCTCGAGGTGCGTGGCCTCACGTGGACCATCGAGGGCAACAAGACCCTGCTGGACAACATCTCGATCGACGCGCGGCCCGGCACGCTGACGGCGGTGATCGGCCCGTCCGGCGCGGGCAAGTCGACCTTCGCCCGCCAGGTCGCCGGCTACACACATCCGACGAGCGGCACGATCAAATTCGAGGGCCACGACGTCCACGCCGAATACGCCTCGCTGAGAAGCCGTATCGGCATGGTCCCGCAGGACGATGTCGTCCACGGTCAGCTGACCGTGCGCCAGGCCCTGATGTACGCCGCCGAACTGCGCCTGCCGCCGGACACCACCAAAGAGGACCGCGAGCAGGTCGTCATGCAGGTGCTCGAAGAGCTCGAGATGACCAAACACCTCGACACGCGCGTCGACAAGCTCTCCGGCGGTCAGCGCAAGCGCGCCTCGGTGGCGCTCGAGCTGCTGACCGGTCCGTCGCTGCTGATCCTCGACGAGCCCACCTCGGGCCTGGACCCGGCGCTGGACCGTCAGGTCATGACCATGCTGCGCCAGTTGGCCGACGCGGGCCGCGTGGTGCTGGTGGTCACGCACTCCCTGACCTACCTCGACGTGTGCGATCAGGTGCTGCTGCTGGCACCGGGCGGCAAGACCGCGTTCTGCGGGCCGCCCAGCCAGATCGGCCCCGAGCTCGGCACCACCAACTGGGCCGACATCTTCTCCACGGTCGCGGGCGATCCCGGCGAGGCGAACCGCCGCTACCTCGCGCGCACGCCTCCTGCGCCGCCCGCCACGGCGTCGTCGGAGGCGCCGACCGATCTGGGTGCGCCGGCGAAAACCAGCCTGCGACGGCAGTTCTCGACGATCGCACGAAGACAGCTGCGGCTCATCATCTCCGACCGCGGCTACTTCATCTTCCTGGCGCTGCTGCCGTTCATCATGGGCACGCTGTCGCTGTCGGTGCCGGGCACCGTCGGGTTCGGTGTGCCCAACCCGATGGGCGACGCACCGAATGAACCGGGCCAGATCCTGGTGCTGCTCAACGTCGGCGCCATCTTCATGGGCACCGCACTGACCATCCGGGACCTGATCGGCGAACGCGCGATCTTCCGGCGCGAGCAGGCCGTCGGCCTGTCCACGACCGCGTACCTGCTCGCCAAGGTGTGCGTGTATTCGGTGTTCGCCGTGGTGCAGTCGGCGATCGTCACCGCGATCACCATCAGCGGCAAGGGCTGGGGCGAAGGCGCGGTGGAACGTGGTGTGGTGATCGGCAACCGCTCGCTGGAACTGTTCCTCAGCATGGCCGCCACAACCGTGACCGCCGCGATGGTGGGCCTGGCACTGTCGGCGCTGGCCAAGACCAGCGAGCAGATCATGCCGCTGCTCGTGGTCGCGATCATGAGCCAGTTGGTGTTCTCCGGCGGCATGATCCCGGTGACCGGCCGCATCGGCCTCGACCAATTGTCCTGGATCACCCCGGCCCGTTGGGGTTTCGCGGCCTCGGCCTCCACCGTGGACCTGATCCGGCTCGTGCCCGGCCCGCTGACACCGAAGGATTCACACTGGGAACACACGTCGGGCACGTGGTTGTTCGACATGGCCATGCTCGCCGTGCTGTCGGTGTTCTATGTGAGCTTCGTGCGCTGGAAGATCCGCCTCAAGGCCGGCTGA